A window of Salvia splendens isolate huo1 chromosome 8, SspV2, whole genome shotgun sequence genomic DNA:
TAAGTTGTGTATCCTCATTTACTGCTGCATTGCTTTGCTGTTTATTTTAGTCCATTCAATGTCATTGCATAAGATGGCCAACTTGTCGGTGATGTTTTTCGATTTTCATAAATTTGACATGTGTATACCAATGGCAACACACAATGCCGTTCAGtttgataaaataaatagagGAGTGAAGATAATAGAAGGAAAATTCTTCCTGTTTGTGTGATGTGCAGTGTTTGGTTAGTGTTTCTTTGGATGTACATGTATTATTGCATTTAATTGTTGTACGCTGGCTCATGTTCCATGATACTGAAGATTCTTAAATGATCTTCTGATACTAATATTTTAGTAGTCGTGATGGCATGGAACGATGTATGTATATAGTGAGAACACCTTTCGAAAAGATGGACCATTTCTCAAAATAAATGATGTAGACTGTTTAGGAAATAAGTAAAGACTAGGAATCAAGAAACAAGATTTTGATGCATTTCCCTCTACTAGGCTGTGCTAGCAGGTTTTTATTTGTACGAACATCAACATACTGTTGCTTAAACATATGATGTTGCTAAAACATGACGAAAATAGATAAGTTAtgagaatttttttatattgaaaagTGCCCTGGTACCATGTTCTTTGAAGTGCTTACATAAGAAAACTAGGCTATGTCAGTAGGTTTCCGGTTTACTTGTACATGAATTAATCCTTGCCAACTTTTCATCTATATATGTGAAAATGCATTTTATTTCTATCATTGCTTTGTTCTCAAAAGAATTAGGGATTATCTTCCTCGAGTTGAATGCAAATTCGGCAGAAGataatattttttgttattgttcATTCCTCAGGTGGAGGCAAAGAAGGCTGTTCCTAGGGATGATCATCAAAACTTCAGCAGAAACAATGGCAGCATCCATGGAAGCATCCAGGGCAGTATCCAGGGATCCCCTGGTCCTGTTCGTACAAAAAAGATCTTTGTGGGGGGATTAGCATCCTCAGTCACAGAGAGTGACTTCAAGAGGTACTTTGATCAATTTGGAACAATTACAGATGTGGTCGTGATGTATGACCACAATACTCAAAGGCCAAGAGGTTTTGGGTTTATCACTTATGATTTGGAGGAAGCAGTGGATAAAGTCCTTTTCAAAACTTTTCATGAACTTAATGGAAAGATGGTCGAGGTTAAGCGTGCTGTTCCAAAGGAGTTATCTCCTGGACCAACTCGAAACCAGTCGAGTGGCTATAACTACGGGCTGAGCAGAGTGAACAGTTTCCTTAATACCTACAGTCCAGGACATAATGTTAGCTCACCAAGTGGTTACGGAATGAGAATGGAAGGTCGATTCAGTCCTGTTGCTGTAGGTTGGAGTGGATATCCTTCCCCCTACAACACGGCTAATTTCAATGTGGGTTTGAATTCAGACACTGGATTCAGTTTAAACAGTGGGGCAATTGCTGATTCTGCCTTTGGCTATGGACGTGGGATGAACTCTTTTTATAGTGGAAATACAGATCGTTTTGGTAGTCCCATTCGTTATGATGGGGGTGTTATTGGAAATGGGCCTATGTTGAATACCAATGCTCGAAACTTATGGGGCATCGGGAATCCCAACTATGGTTCAAACTCGATGTCAAATTCATTTGTTGGCTCGGGAACTGGAAATGCTGGTTTAGTTGGTGGTCTTGGAAGTATTGGGGAAATTTGGGGCACCACTCCTAATATACCCCAAGCTGGAGGAAATGCTTCCTTAAACTCTGAAAATTTCGGCTATGGCATCCGGGATATGAACTTTGGTGGTAGAGCTGGTTATGGAAGAAACAATGGTAGTGTTGCTGGCACAACATCTTCATATTCTGCCCCAAACAACATTCGTGATGGAGGTTTGGCAAACTTGTACGAGAGAGAGTCCTTTTATGGGGATCATGCTTGGCAACCATCCTCTCCTCCGCATGATGGTTCCGTACCTTTTGGTTATGAGCTTGGTGGGACTGCAGATGCAGCACCAAACAGTTCTGTTGGTTACGTTGGAGGTTATAGCGTTAATGCTAGGTCTAATAGAGGTAACAATTCAGACTTATTCATCTCTATACTCTCATTTGCttatatatattgttttcttCGTACATACATAACGTGTTTGTTTAAAGCAGGGATTGCAGCCTAGAACATATTACGGTATGGATACATAAAGATTGTAGAGGCCATATAATACAAGTGGAAGAAAAGGAGAGAGGATCATGGAGAAAATACTTGTTCTAGACAAGTCAAGAAGAAGATTTTATGTAAGGTTTGAAGTCGAGTTTTCGAATATAGGGTTTTTGGTTTTTGGTAATTTGTTTGAGATGCGCAAAGGAGTTGCAGGATATACtcaagaaagagagagtatagtaTGATTGAGATGAGAAGCCTTCATTCTTTTGCctagactttttttttctatcatttttgTGCTGTAAGCCCCTCTGAAACAACACTTTGATTCGCTTGGCTAAGCCATCCCACTTCACTAATATAACGTCTTCTTCCCTGACGTCGCATCCTCTTTCGTTCTTCCCTTATTCTGCTCTGTGTATGTACTTTGTTTTCCTGTTCTCATATGAGATAAACATATATGTTTGTTTGCATATTAAGTTATATGCAGAGATTACGGTAGAAACTTTATTAACTAAAGAAAGGAACTCAGTGTATCTACACAGGGAGACATACTCTGTGGAAATTGATGAAGAATACAATATTTATTGGAATCATATTCTAACCAAATATAATATGGAAAAAACACTAAGAATCATTTTCAGAACATCCTTTGTTTTGTCCTGACATGTCCTTcctttgttatctcgttctgtAAACTTTATTCTGCTATGCTTTCGACAtctttattagtagtatttcttttgttttcttcttcaaactgataattttttactttccaaTATTCTCTGTTTCCACAAACTTTTACCCATAAGATTTAGTGCAAGGAGTGGAACTGTCCCAATAATTTATACAAAATAAGTAATCCAACAATGGGATGTATGTTGGTCATAACTTATAGTTGAATgtgctttttcttttttttatatactatataaaagtgagctatgaatatttgatcccaAATTATATGAAATCTtctaattaaaattgaaaataataaacgtatagtattaaatttactGATAGAAACTACAAACTTTGTAAGTTTAAGTTTATATCAAGATTAACCAATATGATCCAGCACAAGTGAGTCTAAAACCACTAACTAAATTAGAATTAATTGACTATAACTATAAATCCACCAATAATGAATCTTGATATTTCCCATAATCTTCTATCAATGtcaaaataatagtatttcGAAACTTTTCACAAATTCAAGTTATTaggtgaattttattttttaataatttaaataaccCAAACGATGATGTTTCTATTATTGGAATTTTCAGTGCGCAGtacattttgattttatcggaaTTAAAATTTGTGGGAAATTTCAGAATAGGTGTTTATAGaggtaactattataaatataaaaaaatagaaattcacgAACGAGTGGTGAATTTTAGCCAATGGCCtaataattaataagtactaTGCTATAAATTTGACAAAGCCACAGGTAATCAAGTAATATCATTAAACTATTTTAGAATGTACACTATTTAAATTCCTGTATGTTTAAACAAACGATTAGTACTACATATTTTCCCcaacaaattatttaaattttaagacAGAAATTTATTTAACGGGTCGGTTTGAATTTTCGATATTTTggatttatgaaattaattactcCTAAGGACTTTATTATCATATCTTGGACTTAAAAAGTGATAACACTCGCAAAAACAGAAGGCAAAAAATTTGCTCAATGTTCACTAAAATAATTTTCTAATTATGTATAGTTCAAAATTTTTCCTGTTGAAAGAGTTTGTTGTAATTTATAC
This region includes:
- the LOC121743512 gene encoding heterogeneous nuclear ribonucleoprotein 1-like, whose protein sequence is MEMEPGKLFIGGISWDTSEERLKEYFQTFGEVVEAVIMKDRTTGRARGFGFIVFANASVAEKVVKERHVIDGRTVEAKKAVPRDDHQNFSRNNGSIHGSIQGSIQGSPGPVRTKKIFVGGLASSVTESDFKRYFDQFGTITDVVVMYDHNTQRPRGFGFITYDLEEAVDKVLFKTFHELNGKMVEVKRAVPKELSPGPTRNQSSGYNYGLSRVNSFLNTYSPGHNVSSPSGYGMRMEGRFSPVAVGWSGYPSPYNTANFNVGLNSDTGFSLNSGAIADSAFGYGRGMNSFYSGNTDRFGSPIRYDGGVIGNGPMLNTNARNLWGIGNPNYGSNSMSNSFVGSGTGNAGLVGGLGSIGEIWGTTPNIPQAGGNASLNSENFGYGIRDMNFGGRAGYGRNNGSVAGTTSSYSAPNNIRDGGLANLYERESFYGDHAWQPSSPPHDGSVPFGYELGGTADAAPNSSVGYVGGYSVNARSNRGIAA